A part of Fusarium oxysporum Fo47 chromosome III, complete sequence genomic DNA contains:
- a CDS encoding heterokaryon incompatibility protein-domain-containing protein, translating to MLCSACAEHFAFARPDIVESCKKTKENAIDYATKHGFDKSYLTIMRRDLARYEQQLDVQTQHTFPRPWATERSFGDLFPVCDSVPVWQQSQHQRSWKHLQLSASQAECQLCMTLVAMIQYGTKGVEMESTQQITSDWLLEQGSCRPFWLRFLIQKDDAPTILLHFHVSVDSDSTDNILRPTRMPSGLSTEDQTCTEFLSQTLSNCLSNHASCAHSQLDAWVPKRLLDVRLNPPYPDSIVLVESNDFQKSVGEHEVRYFTLSHVWGSCRPAMLTQANYADMKKGLRFDELPRCFRDAIKTTRSLGARYLWIDALCIIQDSSKDWAEQAACMDKIYRGGVCNLAACDISDSHDSLFSLRQPQAGGSIVHRQTYTDSSVVFTVLPDWPRLTWEVSNLYRRAWVMQERWLSSRIIHFSQFPIWECKTALVTEGFPPNNSIRSSDNFPHFPETQRGWMFNRENKIGIIERWWKLVDRYSKCSLTYKSDKLVAISGMARVFSTLVNEPYYGGIWGGKHLILSLLWTRMSVNTSSVTLTPSPYRAPSWSWASQDGHIHTYEYRSILHILAEFVSTDVVPKSEDVFGQLIGGELVLRGFLFEISNPNERRNSLEGWLDYRGRANLSISLYFLPLAELKLLTQPQPRTFAGLFVQITENVPGKWKFQRIGCRQFNRGFGPQFLDADQWDRLENLHSPGEQGELIILI from the exons ATGCTATGTAGTGCGTGTGCGGAGCATTTTGCTTTCGCTCGCCCCGACATTGTTGAAAGCTGCAAGAAGACGAAGGAAAATGCAATCGACTACGCCACCAAACACGGCTTCGATAAATCTTATCTCACTATCATGCGCCGTGATCTGGCAAGATACGAGCAACAGCTAGACGTCCAGACTCAACATACTTTTCCGCGACCATGGGCCACGGAGCGCAGTTTTGGCGATCTCTTTCCCGTCTGTGATTCTGTACCAGTTTGGCAGCAATCTCAGCACCAACGCAGTTGGAAGCACTTGCAGTTGTCAGCCTCCCAGGCAGAGTGTCAGCTGTGCATGACCCTTGTAGCCATGATACAGTATGGCACAAAAGGAGTTGAAATGGAGAGTACACAGCAAATCACAAGCGACTGGCTTCTAGAACAGGGCAGCTGCCGTCCATTCTGGCTCCGATTTCTTATTCAGAAAGATGATGCCCCGACTATTCTCTTGCACTTTCATGTTAGTGTGGACAGTGACAGCACAG ACAATATCCTCAGACCTACTAGAATGCCATCCGGATTGTCGACCGAGGACCAAACTTGCACCGAGTTTCTTTCTCAGACACTATCAAATTGTCTTTCGAATCATGCATCGTGCGCCCATAGCCAACTCGATGCCTGGGTACCAAAAAGATTACTTGACGTTCGCCTAAATCCTCCTTACCCTGACTCCATCGTGCTTGTCGAAAGCAATGATTTCCAGAAATCGGTTGGAGAGCACGAAGTACGGTATTTTACCCTTAGTCACGTGTGGGGAAGTTGTAGGCCGGCGATGCTCACTCAAGCCAACTATGCGGATATGAAGAAAGGCTTAAGATTCGACGAGTTACCTCGATGTTTCCGGGACGCTATAAAGACGACCCGGAGCCTAGGTGCTCGATACCTCTGGATTGATGCATTATG TATTATCCAAGACTCATCCAAGGATTGGGCTGAACAAGCGGCTTGCATGGACAAAATCTACCGAGGCGGTGTCTGTAATCTTGCCGCCTGTGACATTTCAGACTCCCACGACAGCCTCTTCTCACTCAGACAGCCTCAAGCTGGTGGTTCAATCGTCCACCGGCAGACCTATACAGATTCCTCAGTAGTATTCACAGTTCTGCCGGACTGGCCCCGCCTGACGTGGGAGGTCTCTAACTTGTACCGGCGGGCTTGGGTAATGCAAGAACGGTGGCTCAGTTCCCGGATCATACACTTTTCCCAGTTTCCCATCTGGGAATGTAAGACTGCTCTTGTTACCGAAGGGTTTCCCCCGAACAACAGCATTCGAAGCTCGGATAACTTCCCCCACTTCCCCGAAACACAGAGAGGGTGGATGTTTAATCGTGAGAACAAGATCGGTATCATAGAGCGGTGGTGGAAGTTGGTTGACCGCTATTCGAAATGCTCTCTGACTTACAAAAGCGATAAACTGGTTGCCATAAGTGGTATGGCTAGAGTCTTTTCAACTCTTGTCAACGAACCTTACTATGGTGGGATCTGGGGAGGAAAACACCTCATCCTGAGCCTACTCTGGACCCGGATGTCAGTCAACACATCATCGGTTACGCTAACACCTTCACCGTATCGAG CACCATCCTGGTCGTGGGCATCACAGGATGGGCACATACACACGTATGAGTACCGCTCTATATTGCATATCCTGGCTGAATTCGTCTCTACTGATGTTGTGCCTAAGAGCGAGGATGTGTTTGGTCAACTCATTGGCGGAGAATTAGTTTTAAGGGGGTTTCTCTTCGAAATATCTAACCCAAATGAGCGCCGGAACTCTTTAGAGGGCTGGCTTGACTATCGAGGGAGAGCGAACCTCAGTATCTCACTTTATTTCCTGCCGTTAGCAGAGTTGAAACTCCTGACTCAACCGCAGCCTAGGACTTTTGCTGGACTTTTTGTCCAAATAACAGAGAATGTGCCTGGCAAGTGGAAGTTCCAAAGAATTGGTTGTAGACAGTTCAACAGAGGATTTGGTCCTCAATTTCTGGATGCAGATCAGTGGGACAGGCTGGAGAATCTTCACTCCCCTGGGGAACAAGGGGAGCTAATAATCCTTATATGA
- a CDS encoding uncharacterized protein (expressed protein) — MMPTQASSKTRLHQQKMTSSQVQTLRRLEFHNDIALSFAYPLASPWRQTMIATTAASKRNMAYPESVGRSSILSSIPCSYDLVYAESRASEEKPSGVSGAAKHSECWADASRQNHGMFRPVSIRLSGGRKVEALGRSRMAGDAAELSRIVTYEDVTEKRTGQWTGILLSCAMVYDGLMFFPSSGDQVTDRGHGSLSVQQSA; from the exons ATGATGCCTACTCAAGCATCTTCAAAAACCCGCCTTCACCAGCAAAAGATGacgtcaagtcaagttcaGACGCTCAGGAGACTAGAGTTCCATAACGACATCGCATTATCATTTGCATACCCTCTGGCTTCGCCTTGGAGACAGACGATGATCGCGACGACCGCGGCCTCAAAGAGAAACATGGCATATCCAGAAAGCGTCGGCAGAAGTTCAATCCTCTCGTCAATTCCCTGCTCGTACGACCTGGTCTACGCAGAGTCGCGAGCCAGCGAGGAAAAGCCAAGTGGGGTCTCTGGAGCAGCAAAACATTCCGAATGCTGGGCGGATGCATCTAGGCA AAATCATGGGATGTTTCGGCCGGTCAGCATCCGACTTTCAGGAGGACGGAAGGTCGAAGCGTTGGGGAGATCACGTATGGCCGGGGACGCAGCAGAATTGTCACGCATAGTTACAT ATGAAGACGTCACCGAAAAGAGGACAGGCCAATGGACTGGAATCCTGCTCTCGTGTGCCATGGTTTATGATGGCTTGATGTTCTTTCCTAGCAGCGGAGATCAGGTTACCGACCGTGGTCATGGGAGTCTTTCTGTCCAACAGTCAGCTTGA